Proteins encoded by one window of Gordonia jinghuaiqii:
- a CDS encoding ABC transporter family substrate-binding protein: MTRLWCLIASVGLVVACVAGCGAAVDVGEAVHTEGASLNPQPRENLREGGSLTTALTEVSPQWNTFHADGSAYTLALWRWYNPVLAYFSPDGVYSPNPDYLTDVRTETVDGDTVVTYTINPDAFFNDGTPIDYRAFVETWRTSRGLDDRYIVSSTDGYSQIDSVTRGVDDRQAVVRFDGVYAWPDGLFNLVLHPKAADADTYNKGYVQNPHPEFGAGPYTIASYDKNAGTVVFERNPKWWGEPGKLDRRVFRQLESQAALNAFQNGEIDATGVAAKDARARVLTMNGVDIRTAASPQQALLVLNLDAPILGDPVVREAVMKAIDRATLARIRFTGLNYTEELPGSLSLYPFQPGYRDNLAGVVSYDPDQAAALLERAGWRNGGGDTDDGIRTKDGRRLSLTLPNVGDDTTGLNLSRALQAILAKVGIDLVVQQRPSSDFSKVVVNKEFDLFMMGFQSSDPFGMAYFCQVWCSDSQFNPAGAGTPELDARIRAMSRIGDPMAQIAAGNKVEHEAFEQYSNLPLFNGPAMVAVKSGLANYGAGQFYVGPIEDIGWEK; the protein is encoded by the coding sequence GTGACACGGCTGTGGTGCCTGATCGCATCGGTGGGGCTGGTCGTCGCGTGTGTCGCCGGTTGTGGCGCCGCGGTGGACGTCGGCGAGGCGGTCCACACCGAAGGAGCGTCGCTCAATCCCCAACCACGCGAGAACCTGCGGGAGGGAGGGAGTCTCACCACAGCCCTCACGGAGGTCTCCCCGCAGTGGAACACCTTCCACGCCGACGGGTCGGCGTACACGCTGGCGCTGTGGCGCTGGTACAACCCGGTCCTCGCCTACTTCTCACCCGACGGTGTGTACTCACCGAACCCCGACTACCTGACCGATGTGCGTACGGAGACCGTCGACGGTGACACGGTGGTCACCTACACGATCAACCCCGATGCGTTCTTCAACGACGGCACCCCGATCGACTACCGTGCCTTCGTCGAGACGTGGCGCACCAGCAGAGGTCTCGACGACCGGTACATCGTGAGTTCGACCGACGGATACAGCCAGATCGACTCGGTGACCCGCGGAGTCGACGACCGGCAGGCGGTCGTCCGCTTCGACGGCGTCTACGCCTGGCCCGACGGCCTCTTCAACCTCGTGCTGCACCCGAAGGCCGCCGACGCCGACACCTACAACAAGGGATACGTCCAGAATCCGCACCCGGAGTTCGGTGCCGGCCCGTACACGATCGCCTCGTATGACAAGAACGCCGGAACCGTGGTGTTCGAGCGCAACCCGAAATGGTGGGGTGAACCGGGCAAACTCGATCGTCGGGTGTTCCGTCAGCTCGAGTCGCAGGCGGCGTTGAACGCCTTCCAGAACGGCGAGATCGACGCCACCGGGGTCGCGGCGAAGGACGCCCGCGCACGGGTGCTGACGATGAACGGCGTCGACATCCGAACCGCCGCCTCACCGCAACAGGCGTTGCTCGTCCTCAACCTCGACGCTCCGATCCTCGGTGATCCGGTTGTGCGGGAGGCGGTCATGAAGGCCATCGACCGGGCGACATTGGCCCGCATCAGGTTCACCGGCCTCAACTACACCGAGGAGCTGCCCGGCTCGCTGTCGCTGTATCCGTTCCAGCCGGGCTATCGGGACAACCTGGCAGGGGTGGTCTCCTATGACCCCGACCAGGCCGCGGCGTTGCTCGAGCGTGCCGGGTGGCGCAACGGAGGCGGCGACACCGACGACGGTATCCGGACCAAGGACGGCAGGCGTCTGTCGCTGACGCTTCCCAATGTGGGCGACGACACCACCGGCCTGAACCTGTCACGTGCCCTTCAGGCGATTCTGGCGAAGGTCGGTATCGACCTGGTCGTGCAGCAGCGGCCGTCGTCGGACTTCTCGAAGGTGGTGGTGAACAAGGAGTTCGACCTGTTCATGATGGGTTTCCAATCGAGCGACCCGTTCGGGATGGCGTACTTCTGTCAGGTGTGGTGCAGCGATTCACAGTTCAACCCGGCCGGAGCGGGAACGCCTGAACTCGATGCACGGATCCGCGCGATGTCTCGGATCGGTGATCCGATGGCCCAGATCGCCGCGGGCAACAAGGTCGAGCACGAGGCCTTCGAGCAGTACTCCAACCTGCCGTTGTTCAACGGTCCGGCGATGGTCGCGGTGAAGAGCGGTCTCGCGAACTACGGTGCCGGCCAGTTCTACGTCGGGCCGATCGAGGACATCGGCTGGGAGAAGTGA
- a CDS encoding HNH endonuclease signature motif containing protein — MSDTAEVNDVDTPLSRASELVAELHRITTELQTTDLSRCTDTELVDVAAGTERAIARITAAGDRQIVAIIDRDIPGKTGHRSITQFMTHRLRVSDPLRRTTHRNALATFTNHLGESLDPEHPTLAEAFADGEVGTAHVRAVIDVLDQIPHAVEHDVKVAAERQMTEIAIAHTPADITNLGARLLAHLDPDGTLADDTDRQRRRQLWVNRQRADGTAKMTATLTPELAARVTMLLAVWAKPGMNNPQDPLSPHGAYTDADPAQLDTAAARDDRTPAQINHDALNALLTAVFDDGLLGESHRGLPVQVIVKADLTDLIREAGLATTVTGTLIPIPDLIEMAANTTVQPWLAIFKDATAVPLYFGQGKRLATREQRLVSFARPDGEVCSAPGCGQPAAHVEIHHAQLDWAAGGLTDIDDLTPACPTHNRMVGDRPGQWTTRMQRSGPDEGRCVWRLNAEPGAPPNPEHINRRPDIPDRLASHLAQVRNDIHGPQTSGNAPRLYARRIIDQRFIMAGPADQPTPTTPASSVIEKRLEELLTRV; from the coding sequence ATGTCCGACACCGCAGAGGTGAACGACGTCGACACTCCACTGTCGCGAGCGTCGGAGTTGGTGGCCGAACTGCACCGGATCACCACAGAGTTGCAGACCACCGACCTGTCCCGTTGCACCGACACCGAGCTCGTCGACGTAGCCGCCGGCACCGAACGGGCCATCGCCCGGATCACTGCCGCCGGCGACCGGCAGATCGTGGCGATCATCGACCGCGACATCCCCGGCAAGACCGGGCACCGCAGCATCACGCAGTTCATGACCCACCGGCTACGGGTGTCTGATCCGCTGCGGCGCACCACACACCGCAACGCCCTGGCCACCTTCACCAATCATCTCGGCGAATCCCTCGACCCCGAGCACCCCACACTTGCCGAGGCCTTCGCCGACGGCGAAGTCGGTACCGCCCACGTGCGGGCCGTCATCGATGTGCTCGACCAGATCCCGCATGCGGTCGAGCACGACGTCAAAGTCGCGGCCGAACGACAGATGACCGAGATCGCCATCGCCCACACCCCCGCCGACATCACCAACCTCGGCGCCCGACTCCTGGCCCACCTCGACCCCGACGGCACCCTGGCCGACGACACCGACCGCCAACGCCGCCGCCAACTGTGGGTCAACCGCCAACGCGCCGACGGCACCGCCAAGATGACCGCCACCCTCACCCCCGAACTCGCCGCCCGGGTGACGATGCTGCTGGCGGTGTGGGCCAAACCCGGAATGAACAACCCCCAAGACCCGCTCAGTCCACACGGGGCCTACACCGATGCCGACCCCGCACAACTCGACACCGCCGCGGCCCGCGACGACCGCACCCCGGCCCAGATCAACCACGACGCCCTCAACGCCCTGCTGACCGCGGTCTTCGACGACGGGCTGCTCGGTGAGAGCCACCGCGGACTGCCCGTGCAAGTGATCGTCAAAGCCGACCTCACCGATCTGATCCGCGAAGCCGGACTGGCCACCACCGTCACCGGCACCCTCATCCCCATCCCCGACCTGATCGAGATGGCCGCGAACACCACCGTGCAGCCATGGCTGGCGATCTTCAAAGACGCCACCGCCGTCCCGCTGTACTTCGGCCAGGGCAAACGCCTCGCGACCCGCGAGCAGAGACTGGTCTCCTTCGCCCGGCCCGACGGCGAGGTGTGTTCGGCCCCCGGCTGCGGCCAACCCGCCGCCCACGTCGAGATCCATCACGCCCAACTCGACTGGGCCGCCGGTGGACTCACCGACATCGACGACCTCACCCCCGCATGCCCCACACACAACCGCATGGTCGGTGACCGACCCGGCCAATGGACCACCCGAATGCAACGCTCCGGCCCCGACGAAGGCCGCTGCGTGTGGCGGCTCAACGCCGAGCCAGGAGCACCACCCAACCCCGAACACATCAACCGGCGCCCCGATATCCCGGATCGGCTGGCCAGCCACCTGGCACAGGTGCGCAACGACATCCACGGACCCCAGACGTCCGGCAATGCTCCACGCCTGTACGCCCGCCGCATCATCGACCAACGATTCATCATGGCCGGCCCAGCCGACCAGCCGACTCCTACGACTCCCGCATCGTCGGTCATCGAGAAACGCCTCGAAGAACTCCTCACCCGAGTCTGA
- the thiD gene encoding bifunctional hydroxymethylpyrimidine kinase/phosphomethylpyrimidine kinase: MTSRPVANGFELLPVAAPGLTPVRVLTIAGSDSGGGAGIQADMRTFALLGLHGCVAVTAVTVQNSLGVSGFQEIAPETVAAQIDSVAGDIGVGATKTGMLASAPIIDAIVDQCARSGIGRDTPVPLVVDPVCASMHGNQLLADSALDTLRHRLFPLATLVTPNLDEVRLITGIDVVDAATQRDAAKALLDLGPRWALVKGGHLRSSAQSPDLLSDGEDFIELSHERIDTAHDHGAGDTLAAAITCALAHGFSVPDAVGFGKGWVTACLASAYPLGAGHGPVNPLWRVGGPVPDAATGP; encoded by the coding sequence ATGACCAGCAGGCCGGTGGCGAACGGGTTCGAGTTGCTCCCTGTCGCCGCACCGGGTCTGACGCCGGTGCGTGTGCTCACCATCGCCGGTTCGGATTCCGGCGGCGGCGCCGGGATTCAGGCCGACATGCGCACGTTCGCTCTGCTCGGATTGCATGGTTGTGTCGCGGTGACCGCCGTGACGGTCCAGAACTCGCTGGGCGTCAGCGGGTTCCAGGAGATCGCGCCCGAGACCGTGGCCGCGCAGATCGATTCGGTGGCAGGTGACATCGGTGTCGGTGCGACCAAGACCGGGATGCTGGCCTCGGCGCCGATCATCGACGCGATCGTCGACCAGTGCGCCCGGAGCGGGATCGGCCGGGACACCCCGGTTCCGCTGGTCGTCGACCCGGTGTGCGCCTCCATGCACGGTAATCAGCTGCTCGCCGATTCCGCACTCGACACACTGCGCCACCGACTCTTCCCGCTCGCCACCCTGGTGACCCCGAACCTCGACGAGGTGCGGCTCATCACCGGCATCGACGTCGTGGACGCCGCCACCCAGCGTGACGCGGCGAAGGCGCTGCTCGATCTCGGTCCCCGGTGGGCGCTCGTCAAGGGCGGTCACCTGCGTTCATCCGCTCAGTCACCCGACCTGCTCTCCGACGGCGAGGACTTCATCGAGCTCAGTCATGAACGCATCGACACCGCCCACGACCACGGCGCCGGGGATACCCTCGCGGCGGCGATCACCTGCGCTCTGGCGCACGGGTTCTCGGTACCCGATGCGGTCGGTTTCGGAAAGGGTTGGGTCACAGCATGTCTCGCCTCGGCATACCCGTTGGGTGCGGGACACGGCCCGGTGAACCCGCTATGGCGGGTCGGTGGCCCGGTCCCCGACGCTGCAACCGGTCCGTAG